One Maniola hyperantus chromosome 17, iAphHyp1.2, whole genome shotgun sequence DNA window includes the following coding sequences:
- the LOC138403514 gene encoding mucin-21-like, protein MLDKRPTMLDKRPTMLDKRPSMLDKRPTILDKSLTAGLSPAEQRDFVSLTAGLSPAEQRDFVSLTAGLSPAKQRDFFSLTAGLSPAEQRDFVSLTAGLSPAEQRDFVSLTAGLSPAEQRDFVSLTAGLSPAEQRDFVSLTAGLSPAEQRDFVSLTAGLSPAEQRDFVSLTAGLSPAEQRDFVSLTAGLSPAEQRDFVSLTAGLPPAEQRDFVRLTAGLSPAEQRDFVSLTAGLSPAEQRDFVSLTARLSPAEQRDFVSLTAGLSPAEQGGL, encoded by the exons ATGCTCGACAAGAGGCCGACCATGCTCGACAAGAGGCCGACCATGCTCGACAAGAGGCCGAGCATGCTCGACAAGAGGCCGACCATACTCGACAAGAG CCTGACAGCTGGCCTGTCCCCGGCTGAACAGAGGGACTTTGTCAGCCTGACAGCTGGCCTGTCCCCGGCTGAACAGAGGGACTTTGTCAGCCTGACAGCTGGCCTGTCCCCGGCTAAACAGAGGGACTTTTTCAGCCTGACAGCCGGCCTGTCCCCGGCTGAACAGAGGGACTTTGTCAGCTTGACAGCCGGCCTGTCCCCGGCTGAACAGAGGGACTTTGTCAGCCTGACAGCCGGCCTGTCCCCGGCTGAACAGAGGGACTTTGTCAGCCTGACAGCTGGCCTGTCCCCGGCTGAACAGAGGGACTTTGTCAGCCTGACAGCTGGCCTGTCCCCGGCTGAACAGAGGGACTTTGTTAGCCTGACAGCCGGCCTGTCCCCGGCTGAACAGAGGGACTTTGTCAGCCTGACAGCTGGCCTGTCCCCGGCTGAACAGAGGGACTTTGTCAGCCTGACAGCCGGCCTGTCCCCGGCTGAACAGAGGGACTTTGTCAGCCTGACAGCTGGCCTGCCCCCGGCTGAACAGAGGGACTTTGTCAGGCTGACAGCCGGCCTGTCCCCGGCTGAACAGAGGGACTTTGTCAGCCTGACAGCTGGCCTGTCCCCGGCTGAACAGAGGGACTTTGTCAGCCTGACAGCCCGCCTGTCCCCGGCTGAACAGAGGGACTTTGTCAGCCTGACAGCTGGCCTGTCCCCGGCTGAACAGGGGGGACTTTGA